The genomic region GCCAGATGCCGCTCTATCGCCGAATTCCTAAGTTGAAGCATTTTCCCCTTGTCAACCGCAAGCAGTTTACGGTTATCAATGTCGGTAAGCTTGCGGATCTGGATGCTAATACCAAAGTGGATTTGGCAACCCTAATGGATGCTGGAATTGTCACATCTGATGATGGCCCCCTCAAGATTTTAGGAGATGGAGAGATTAGTGTTCCCCTCCAAGTTGAGGCTGCTGCCTTCACCCATTCTGCGAAAGCAAAAATTGAGGCTGCAGGTGGTAGCTGCGTAACTCTAGATTAGATCAAATGGTCTAGATCGCCGATAAAATGAGCGTAAGATGTTCAAGTTTTCCGAGCGTTAGCAGTTTTTACGGCTCTGTTGACCGCTAATGCTTTCTGAGAGGGCGATCGCATAGCAATTAGAGGTATTTGTTCATGGTTGTAAGTCGAGACAAAGCGCCGACCGCTCAAGAAACGTTCATGCAAATGGCTCAGGCAGCAGGGCTGCGCGGTCGATTGTTAGTGACAGTCGGCCTTTTGCTTTTGGTACGCTTGGGCGTTGCTATTCCTGTTCCTGGCATTGATCGGGCTGCATTCCAGGCCGCCATTCAAAATGGGAACTTGGGAGGGCTAAGCAATGTTTTGGCCTTGATTGATACCTTTGCAGGGGGTGGCTTGTCTGCGTTAGGGATTTTTGCCCTTGGGATTTTGCCATTTATCAATGCCTCTATCATTATCCAGCTTCTCACGGCTGCCATTCCTTCTCTAGAGGACTTACAAAAGAATGAAGGTGAAGCGGGTCGGCGTAAAATTTCTCAGATCACTCGATATGTTGCTCTCGGTTGGGCCATCATCCAAAGTTCTGGAATTGCTTGGCTGGTTAAGCAGTATGCAGCGACTCCGGGACCAGCTTTCTTCATTGAA from Synechococcales cyanobacterium T60_A2020_003 harbors:
- a CDS encoding 50S ribosomal protein L15; translation: KAGSKKRRRRVGRGIAAGQGASCGFGMRGQKSRSGRSTRPGFEGGQMPLYRRIPKLKHFPLVNRKQFTVINVGKLADLDANTKVDLATLMDAGIVTSDDGPLKILGDGEISVPLQVEAAAFTHSAKAKIEAAGGSCVTLD